One genomic window of Acidobacteriota bacterium includes the following:
- the larE gene encoding ATP-dependent sacrificial sulfur transferase LarE, translated as MVTVGSASLDLKLAQLKQALGNGGRLLVAYSGGIDSALLAWAAHQVLGNQMLAVIADSPSLARTHLEDALAFAREMGIPVEIIATNELVNPDYVRNDSSRCFHCKDELFTVMEQYRVAHGFDAIAYGVNLDDQGDFRPGQQAAREHHVLAPLLDAGLDKAEIRALAQQEGLRVWDKPASACLSSRIEYGRPVTPEALRVVELGEDALRGLGFRQFRVRHHGDIVRIEITREEIARALSVEMAREFTSIFKQLGFKFVTLDMEGFRSGSMNSLLPAEELIRKPA; from the coding sequence ATGGTGACTGTGGGTTCTGCATCGCTCGACCTGAAACTCGCGCAACTCAAGCAGGCTCTCGGCAACGGTGGGCGGCTGCTCGTCGCCTACTCTGGCGGAATCGACTCGGCGTTGCTGGCGTGGGCTGCGCATCAGGTGCTCGGCAACCAGATGCTGGCGGTCATAGCAGACTCTCCCAGTCTGGCGCGAACGCATCTCGAAGACGCGCTCGCCTTCGCCCGCGAAATGGGCATCCCCGTCGAAATCATTGCGACGAACGAGTTGGTGAATCCAGACTATGTGCGCAATGACTCGTCCCGCTGCTTTCACTGCAAAGACGAATTGTTCACGGTGATGGAACAGTACCGGGTCGCGCATGGCTTCGATGCGATCGCGTATGGCGTGAATCTTGACGACCAAGGCGACTTTCGCCCCGGTCAGCAGGCCGCTCGTGAGCATCATGTCTTAGCGCCGCTGCTCGATGCGGGACTCGACAAAGCGGAGATTCGGGCACTCGCCCAGCAAGAGGGTCTGCGAGTGTGGGACAAACCTGCATCAGCCTGCCTGTCGTCGCGAATCGAGTACGGACGGCCAGTTACGCCGGAAGCCCTGCGCGTGGTGGAACTGGGCGAAGACGCGCTACGCGGCCTGGGATTCCGCCAGTTTCGAGTGCGGCATCATGGTGATATTGTGCGCATCGAAATTACGCGCGAAGAAATAGCTCGAGCCTTGTCGGTGGAAATGGCCCGCGAGTTCACATCCATTTTCAAGCAACTGGGATTCAAGTTTGTCACGCTCGATATGGAAGGCTTCCGATCGGGATCGATGAACTCGCTGCTGCCGGCGGAGGAACTCATTCGCAAGCCGGCGTGA